The following DNA comes from Pithys albifrons albifrons isolate INPA30051 chromosome 17, PitAlb_v1, whole genome shotgun sequence.
TCTGCCCTCCAAGGACCGTGCTGAGTAAGGACTGTGTCAcaacagcacagggcaggagaaatTGCCCTCACAGCAAACAAAAGTCAGTGTTGGGGTTGCGGGGTttttattgcaatttttttacAGTGCCTAAATCTAGTCCTGCCAGAGGCTAACACTGTGTCGAAACTCCAGATCCTTTCCTacagctctgctcaccccaGCAGGAGAAAAGTAGGATCTGAAACTCAGGTTGAAAAATGTCACTAAAAAGAGTAGGGGAAACCAGCCTCCCttggtttggtgtttgtttttcctccagcTTTGCTTGCACTAAACCCAGTGTTGCCCTGGAGCATTGTCTCACCTTAACCCTgtctggctctgccctggctgctgttCCAGCCCCATGGTGCCAACACAGTGTCCTTTAAAGGGACAAACATGTGCTTGGACCTTCTCAATTACCCTGTATACAcaactgccccatccctgtcctggagcagctggatggaGGTGAGGAGGGAAAGGTGAAGTGGTTGAGAAGGTAAAGCCTCTCCTGTTGTgcccctgagctggagctgcctctgcctctggcaCCAGAGGCAGCCAAGACCTCGACCTTGCTCCTGCCCAAGACTGCCTTGAGTTAAACAGATTAAACAGAGCAAGGGGAGGATGTGGCTAATGACTAACAACTCCTCCAACCACAACCACCCTCTCTCCTAGAAGTGAGggctgagggctgggctggcacctccagcagctcagctgggctcAGGGAGCCCTTGTccccctggcagggacaggggaggggCACTGAGGCCCCGATgcagcaggaaggcagagcAAGATCCAGGGCTGGATGTGATCTCCTGGGGTCAGTCAGAGGTGGAGAGATGGATCACCCTGAACTCAGTCAGCAGGGCCATGCAGAGGAACGCCAGGTAGTAGGTGATGAGGCAGATGCCGTAGGCCTTGCCCAGCTGGAAGCACTGAGCTGGCACCGACACGAAGGAGAAGAccaggctcagccccagggCCCCGGCCAGGACCCAGACCAGGAGACTGTCGGGCTCCAGCTGCCAGAGAGATGGGGAGAGGTGTGAGGGGATACCTCAGTCCCGCTGCCAGCCTCACCTATGTCACATGTCACTGCAGCCTTACCTTCACCAGTGGCTGGTTGCTGGACATCTGCAGCAGGCAGCCCAGTCCCACACCGACCAGGATGTCTGGGGCAGGTTCAGGAtggacacagcacaggagaCCTCAGGGGAGTGACAGAACCAGCCACGTCCCTCCCACCCTGGGGAATGAGCACCagtcttcctcctcctgcttcctgcCCCCCAGGGCTGTTGTCTGGCCCAAAGCATTCCCTGCTTGTGGTGAATACAACTTGGAGCACTTGAGGAGGAGAGGCTTCAGCCTGGTGTGGTGGGGACTCACCAGAGGGGAGGCACAgcctcttcccctccttcccttggcCAGTGCCAAATTTGCCAGACTCCAGCCCCAACTCTcaccctgctggggctgggaccaGCCATGGGAACAGGGGGGTGCTGATGGCTTCATCCCTGCAGCTCACAAATACCACACCAGTCCTCTCACACCGTGAGGACATCAGGGAGGTTGCCAACATCACTGGGGCCCTGGGATGATGGATCCTGtccagctcctctccagggGTCCCACAGGACCAGGGGATCTCCCTTAGCTGTAggcagggaaactgaggcagccCCCGCCCCTGGCACCCAAAGGATACTGAAGATGATGCCCCCAAAGCAGGCGGAGAAGGCCATGCGGGGATAGCCCTGCCGTGCCATGGTGAGGTCGGAGAAGGTGtctgcagagagagaaggagagaccTTGGGGCATGGCAGGGGCACCCTGGGGGGTATGTGTGGGCcactggggcacagcagagccctcaCCACCGATGCTGTTGCCCCAGGCCAGCAGTGTCAAGCCCAGCACAGTGTTGCTCAGCTGAAAGATGATGCCCAGGGTCCGCAGGATGTTCACCAGCTCCGTGGCCGCGGCGTTGATCCACATGGCACTGGCCAAAAACCCAAGGAAGGCAAATACCTGCCAGAAAAGGGTGCAAGCTGCTCCCTGGGTACATCCCATGGGACCCTGCACACTTCCAGCCAGTCATATCCctcctggggacactggggaatGTGAAAGAGGTCCtgggtcctgctctgcccccaggACCCTCAGCCCCAATcagagcaggctgggctggacaCCGGTGGGTGTTCAGGGCTGGGAGACATCTTACACAGTGATACTTGGGTGGGTCCTCGTTGCTTGTggtgatgaagatgatgatCGCCAGGACAGAACCAACCAGTATGACCAGTCCCCAGACTGGGAAGATACCCTGGATCAGGTACAGCCCATCTGCACATGGTGGGGAGAAGGAGCAtcagagcagctggggcaggatcCAACCAGGCTTGAGGTAGGAGGTAAACCCTTGTTCCCTAAAGCCACCTCTACCCTAAGCCCTCACAGGGCTGCTCCCCTCAGTGCCCGTTTCCTCAGGCAGGCAGGGCTTGCTTCATTTTTCCTCCAGGACATGGATGCTATGAGGGTGCATCCAGCAGCAAACCAGGCTCTCTGGCTTGGCTCTTCACTGCCTGTCCTTCCTTCCCCAGAACAGGGAGCCAGCTCTGAAGGGTACCAATAGTCCCCAAGGCTTTGGTGGCCTTGTCAGTCCCATCCCTTCCTTGGAGTTGGGACCACCCCGGACTCTTACAGGCTCCTGACTTCAGGGTGAGGACGCAGAGCAGGGGGCTGGTGATGATGTGCAGGCAGTTAAGGGGTCTCTTCCAGTTCAGATCATCCTTGTCAGGGTCCACAACAGGAAcagtgagcagcagcaccagctccacGGGCACCTGGGATGGGGGACCCCCAAGCTGGGACACCCTGCAAGGTGCCCCAGGACCCATCCCCAACCCACCACAGATTCCACCATCCCCACTGCAAAGTTCAGGGGTGATACAGCCCCAAGGGCCAGCAGGGTTGGGGATGCCCCATGACAGGGCTTCTCCTGGGTCATGTTCCCCCTGACTCACCCTGAGGGCCTTGAAGAGCCGCCAGTACCAGGGCTTCCTCCTCCACCTGCGGTAGTCCAAGGGGGTGAGGGCCATGGTGAGGATGCGCAGGGAGGTCtcctgggagggcagcaggggccGATATTCCTCACCTGAGAGGGCCAGGGTGGGTGAGCAGAGTGGGGGGCTCTCCGGCCACCCCTCAGCCCTTCCAGCATGGAGCTGCAGTCCCCTGCATGCCTCCAGGGAgatctccctgccccagggcagcacctGGCACCCCATGGGCTCAGTCACACATACAGCAGCCTGGGGGTCTCTAGGATGCCCAAGGACAGAGCAGACCCAGCCCCGAGCCCACCAGAAAGAACATACCATAGTCACTGCTGTTCGTGCCTGTGGACTCCGGCTCTTGGGCATCTGTCGGCATCTCTGTGGGGAGGAGGGGTGGAGGGGGAGAGTAGAAGGAAACCCCAACACACTCGGGCTCCCATCACAGCCAGATGGCCCCTTACCTGGCTCCCAGGGCCCAGGGGAGACTGGCCCATCTCCTCGCTGCCGCCGGTGGATCCAGGTGCAGAGCACCACAGTGAAGACATAGAAGATGTACAGCCCCAGGTAACCTGGGATGGGGGAATGATGGAGGGTTATGGCACCTCCAGGCTaccaccccccagccccagccccacccaGTACTCACCCAGAGCCTCTCCCAGCCTGATCCTGCCAAAGTAGAGGACCATGAAGGTGAGGAAGACAGCCAACATGTAGAAGATGACATCCCTGAGGAAGGGCCTGGAGGCGGCTGTGAAGGGCTTGACCAGGGCGATACCCCCGGCCACCACCGTGGTCACAAACACACCAGCACCTGACAATGCAACAGGACCCTCTCAGCAGGTAGGAACATCCCATGACCGCACAAGGCTGTTCCCAAACACCCAGTCCCAagtcagcagctcccagggaggagctggagtgGAGGTCTCCTTACCAAAGATGGCCCCAatggccagccctgctgtccgGGGATCAGAAAAGGCCACCACAGCACTGAAGACATCTGGTGCCCCATTTCCAAAGGCCAGGAAGGTGACACCATGGAGAGGGGACATCAAGGAAAAGGTCTGATGGTCTGTTCCCCATGGGGACATGAGTGCCAGTGCattcctgtgcagtgccagcacacGACCGcctctcccagtgccaccccaggcTCACACTCTGAATTGATTTACCCTGGCATGGTGCCAAGGGGACACAAAGTGACCCTGTCACAGCCACCCCCCCTGTGATTTGCCAAGGATACTGCCACGTTGTGGGACAGCTTCAGGTTGGTGGAGATGGCCGACAAGTTGGGGCAGAAGCTGGAAGGGCAGAGAAGGTGGAAAGGGGTGATGGGGCTGCTCGGGGACCAAGGGGCTCCCGCTCACCCTGGGGACCGTCCCCTCCTCTGCGGGGCCACTCACAACTTCTCTGCCGTCACACCGAGGATGATGAACAGGTACAGCAGCCAGAGAGCCTGCGGGGTCAGGGGTGCCACAGACAGAGGTCAGTGGGGTCCCCACCCCAGGCCCCCACAGCAGAGCATCCCCCAGCACTACCCTGCTCCCATCCTTACATAGAGGGTGACAGCGAGGGGCAGCAGCTGCGGGGGAAAGATGCAGAAGACCCCATTGAGGTAGTCGAGGAAGCCGCCATCCATCCGGCAGTCAGGAGTGCTCCGGATGAAGCTGCACCACTCGGAGCTGTTGTGTTTCCGaacctccc
Coding sequences within:
- the SLC8B1 gene encoding mitochondrial sodium/calcium exchanger protein, with translation MGQGTMGQGATGLAGVLSLAGALSAGTPLLDMGHTVPPGGDALSHGQGLNCWEVRKHNSSEWCSFIRSTPDCRMDGGFLDYLNGVFCIFPPQLLPLAVTLYALWLLYLFIILGVTAEKFFCPNLSAISTNLKLSHNVAGVTFLAFGNGAPDVFSAVVAFSDPRTAGLAIGAIFGAGVFVTTVVAGGIALVKPFTAASRPFLRDVIFYMLAVFLTFMVLYFGRIRLGEALGYLGLYIFYVFTVVLCTWIHRRQRGDGPVSPGPWEPEMPTDAQEPESTGTNSSDYGEEYRPLLPSQETSLRILTMALTPLDYRRWRRKPWYWRLFKALRVPVELVLLLTVPVVDPDKDDLNWKRPLNCLHIITSPLLCVLTLKSGAYGLYLIQGIFPVWGLVILVGSVLAIIIFITTSNEDPPKYHCVFAFLGFLASAMWINAAATELVNILRTLGIIFQLSNTVLGLTLLAWGNSIGDTFSDLTMARQGYPRMAFSACFGGIIFNILVGVGLGCLLQMSSNQPLVKLEPDSLLVWVLAGALGLSLVFSFVSVPAQCFQLGKAYGICLITYYLAFLCMALLTEFRVIHLSTSD